One segment of Elusimicrobiota bacterium DNA contains the following:
- a CDS encoding M23 family metallopeptidase, whose amino-acid sequence MPRASEVFKRVERFLSRTVTVLVIPHNDLPLLRGRFSLSFLAFGLLFWTGMTVWAGFVVGRHADYMVTKADNMVLRARMNYMAEEVDKAREFLNIARFTDRQLRQLLGMRVQNPPASESQAFGGPTAADRAGLMRALSAAAPPSLPSIHRTMSELRAESQQRLASFQEITWFIANQRSLMRATPSIWPAAGRVTSPFGYRFSPIRHSPDEEDEGQFHAGIDLGNGPETPILATADGVVRYAGWSGGYGLMVLVDHGFGYSTLFGHTSKTLVRIGERVKRRQTIALMGATGRATGTHLHYEVWQHGRPVNPLKYLQVQPGMISSLDSEP is encoded by the coding sequence GTGCCCCGCGCCTCCGAGGTGTTCAAGCGCGTCGAGCGGTTCCTGAGCAGGACCGTCACGGTCCTGGTCATACCGCACAACGACCTTCCCCTGCTCCGGGGGCGGTTCTCCCTCTCTTTCCTCGCTTTCGGCCTTCTCTTCTGGACCGGCATGACCGTCTGGGCCGGCTTCGTCGTCGGCCGCCACGCGGACTACATGGTCACGAAGGCCGACAACATGGTCCTGCGCGCCCGCATGAACTACATGGCCGAGGAGGTCGACAAGGCCCGCGAGTTCCTCAACATCGCGCGCTTCACCGACCGGCAGCTGCGCCAGCTCCTCGGCATGCGCGTGCAGAACCCCCCGGCCTCGGAGAGCCAGGCCTTCGGCGGGCCGACCGCCGCCGACCGCGCCGGGCTCATGCGCGCGCTCTCCGCCGCCGCTCCGCCCTCGCTGCCGTCCATCCACCGCACGATGAGCGAGCTCCGCGCCGAATCCCAGCAGCGGCTGGCGAGCTTCCAGGAGATCACCTGGTTCATCGCCAACCAGCGCAGCCTCATGCGCGCGACGCCGAGCATCTGGCCCGCGGCCGGCCGCGTCACCTCGCCCTTCGGCTATCGCTTCTCCCCGATCCGCCACTCGCCCGACGAGGAGGACGAGGGGCAGTTCCACGCCGGCATCGACCTCGGCAACGGCCCCGAGACCCCGATCCTCGCCACCGCCGACGGCGTCGTCCGCTACGCCGGCTGGTCGGGCGGCTACGGGCTGATGGTCCTCGTCGACCACGGCTTCGGCTACTCCACCCTCTTCGGACACACGTCGAAGACTCTGGTCCGCATCGGCGAGCGCGTCAAGCGCCGCCAGACGATCGCCCTCATGGGCGCCACGGGACGCGCGACCGGTACGCACCTCCACTACGAGGTCTGGCAGCACGGACGCCCGGTGAATCCGCTGAAGTACCTCCAGGTCCAGCCGGGCATGATCAGCTCCCTCGATTCGGAACCGTGA
- a CDS encoding zinc-binding dehydrogenase, giving the protein MHKLLVRRPGGHRALEWTETAEPVAMKGQVLVRVAAAGVNYADCLVRMGWYSAAKGRYPLTPGFEFAGTVEAVGPGAGRFSPGERVFGLLRFGAYAEKVVVDERWLWRCPAAWSLEDCAAFPTVFLTAWYGLLRAARVEPGELVLVPSAAGGVGSALLQLCAACGCPAVGIVGSEEKVAAARAHGARAVIVRGTRDPWKAARAHAPEGYDVVFDSGGPQTLREGYALLSKGGRLVVYGFAELFPRGAARPNPLGVLWRGSRVPRFSPLELTSANRGVLGFNVVHLFDRPDLASRAMEQLLGWIAEGKVRPLARTDFPAERAAQAHAALESGATVGKLVLVFAPI; this is encoded by the coding sequence ATGCACAAGCTGCTCGTCCGCCGGCCCGGCGGGCACCGCGCCCTCGAGTGGACGGAGACGGCCGAGCCCGTCGCCATGAAAGGCCAGGTCCTCGTGCGCGTCGCGGCCGCCGGCGTCAACTACGCCGACTGCCTCGTGCGCATGGGCTGGTACTCGGCGGCCAAGGGGCGCTATCCCCTCACGCCCGGCTTCGAGTTCGCCGGGACGGTGGAGGCCGTCGGCCCCGGGGCCGGCCGCTTCTCCCCGGGCGAGCGCGTCTTCGGCCTTCTGCGCTTCGGCGCCTACGCCGAGAAGGTCGTCGTCGACGAGCGCTGGCTCTGGCGCTGCCCCGCCGCCTGGTCCCTCGAGGACTGCGCGGCCTTCCCGACGGTCTTCCTCACGGCCTGGTACGGGCTCCTGCGCGCCGCGCGCGTCGAGCCCGGCGAGCTCGTCCTCGTCCCCTCCGCGGCGGGCGGGGTGGGCTCCGCGCTGCTCCAGCTCTGCGCGGCCTGCGGCTGCCCCGCGGTCGGCATCGTGGGCTCCGAGGAGAAGGTCGCGGCGGCCCGCGCGCACGGGGCCCGTGCCGTCATCGTCCGGGGGACGCGCGACCCCTGGAAGGCCGCGCGCGCGCACGCTCCCGAGGGCTACGACGTCGTCTTCGATTCCGGAGGACCCCAGACCCTGCGCGAGGGCTACGCCCTGCTCTCCAAGGGGGGGAGGCTCGTCGTCTACGGCTTCGCCGAGCTCTTCCCGCGCGGAGCCGCGCGCCCCAACCCGCTCGGCGTGCTCTGGCGCGGCTCGCGCGTGCCGCGCTTCTCCCCGCTCGAGCTCACCTCCGCGAACCGCGGGGTGCTCGGCTTCAACGTCGTCCACCTCTTCGACCGGCCGGACCTGGCGTCCCGAGCGATGGAGCAGCTCCTGGGCTGGATCGCGGAGGGGAAGGTCCGGCCGCTGGCGCGCACCGACTTCCCGGCCGAGCGGGCGGCGCAAGCCCACGCGGCGCTCGAGTCCGGAGCGACCGTAGGCAAGCTCGTCCTCGTCTTCGCCCCCATATAG